Proteins encoded within one genomic window of Hermetia illucens chromosome 2, iHerIll2.2.curated.20191125, whole genome shotgun sequence:
- the LOC119648107 gene encoding importin-7: protein MDPRKLTELLRATIDPVPEQRKQAEEQLTQIHKIIGFVPTLLQIVMQNDLDLPVRQAGAIYLKNLITQNWWDRETEAGEPMVYSIHEQDRAMIRNSIVEAIVHAPDLIRLQLAVCVFHIIKYDFPGRWTQVVDKISIYLQNSDVNAWNGALVTMYQLVKNYEYKKADDRTPLTEAMNLLLPLLYNLMVNLMGDPSDQSLLLQKQVLKIYYALTQYSLPLELITKEMFSQWMEICRQIAHRDVPDSSHIDEDERPELPAWKVKKWALHIMERMFERYGSPKNTVEKEYSKFAEWYLATFTAGVLEVLLKILDQYRNKIYVSPRVLTDTLSYLKNAVSHALSWKLIEPHIGAIIQDVIFPIMSFTEADQELWDTDPHEYIRLKFDVFEDYATPVPAAQTLLHAACKKRKGVLPKAMEVIKQVITSPNADDKQKDGALHMTGTLAEILVKKKAYSDKLEPMIVNYVFPEFNNPHGHMRARACWVLHHLCETPLKNPQILPEIMRLTSNALLNDDNLPVKVEAAIALQIFLSSDDRTAPYIEPKIKEITEELLKTIRETENEDLTNVMQKIVCTFADQLQPIAVDICQHLATTFSQVLESEEGSDEKAITAMGLLNTIETLLTVMEEQPAIMDRLRPIVINVVGHIFTQNITDFYEETFSLVFDLTSKTISPEMWQMLELIYQVFKKDGLDYFVDVMPALHNYVTVDTNAFLADPNRLLAIFDMCKTVMTSDAGDDPECHAAKLLEVIILQCKGQIDTVIPLFVELVLSRLTRQVKSSELRTMCLQVVIAALYYNPQLLLQILQNMQTQMGQPNAEPISSHFIKQWLHDTDCFLGVHDRKICVLGLCTLISLGDAKPKVLSEIAAEIIPKLILLFDGLKRAYHSRAQEEEEEETDEEDDDCEEALSSDEDAIDDFAPGYLEQIGDFAKKKADEAGFEMKVEYKDDEEDSDSDDDDLSDADLVETALESYTTPIDNEEDLENAVDEYVSFKEVMSAISSQDQAWYALLTSSLTQEQAKSLQEIMVTADQKKAQRESKIIEKRGGFAFTQQTIPTSFKFGS, encoded by the exons ATGGACCCACGCAAACTGACTGAGCTTCTACGGGCCACCATTGATCCCGTTCCCGAACAACGAAAACAGGCAGAGGAACAATTAACACAG ATTCACAAAATAATCGGTTTTGTTCCTACACTTTTGCAAATTGTCATGCAAAATGATCTGGATTTACCAGTGCGACAGGCGGGTGCTATCTACCTCAAAAACTTAATTACCCAAAACTGGTGGGATCGCGAAACAGAAGCTGGTGAACCAATGGTATATTCTATACATGAACAGGATCGGGCCATGATACGAAATAGTATTGTTGAAGCTATAGTTCACGCCCCTGACTTGATAAG GCTTCAGCTGGCGGTCTGTGTGTTTCATATAATCAAATATGATTTTCCAGGACGTTGGACTCAGGTAGTGGATAAAATTAGTATATATTTACAAAATTCAG ACGTTAATGCATGGAACGGAGCTTTAGTTACAATGTACCAATTAGTTAAGAATTATGAGTATAAAAAGGCCGACGATCGAACTCCACTCACCGAAGCTATGAATCTTCTATTACCATTGCTTTACAACTTGATGGTGAACTTAATGGGCGACCCATCCGATCAAAGCCTTCTTCTGCAAAAACAAGTTCTAAAAATCTACTACGCCTTGACTCAGTACTCACTCCCATTAGAATTAATAACGAAAGAGATGTTCTCGCAATGGATGGAGATATGCAGGCAAATCGCTCATCGGGACGTGCCTGACTCGTCGCATATTGATGAAGACGAGCGGCCCGAATTGCCTGCATGGAAAGTGAAAAAATGGGCCTTACATATAATGGAGCGAATGTTTGAGAG ATACGGAAGCCCAAAAAATACGGTCGAAAAGGAATATTCGAAATTCGCGGAGTGGTATTTGGCGACGTTCACTGCTGGTGTTCTAGAAGTGCTACTTAAAATCTTGGATCAATATCGTAATAAGATCTACGTTTCACCTAGGGTTCTAACTGACACATTGTCGTATTTGAAGAATGC TGTTTCTCATGCACTATCTTGGAAACTGATTGAACCACATATAGGTGCTATCATTCAAGACGTTATATTCCCAATTATGTCATTTACGGAAGCAGATCAGGAACTTTGGGATACGGACCCCCATGAATACATCCGTTTAAAGTTCG ATGTTTTTGAAGATTACGCGACTCCCGTGCCGGCAGCTCAGACCCTGTTGCATGCCGCATGTAAAAAACGGAAAGGTGTCTTGCCGAAAGCAATGGAAGTTATCAAGCAAGTCATCACATCACCAAATGCAGACGATAAGCAGAAGGATGGCGCCCTTCATATGACGGGCACACTTGCTGAGATCTTAGTAAAGAAAAAAGCGTACAGTGATAAATTGGAGCCGATGATTGTAAATTATGTGTTTCCGGAATTTAATAATCCGCATG GACACATGCGAGCTCGTGCCTGCTGGGTATTACATCATTTGTGCGAAACTCCACTGAAAAACCCGCAAATTCTACCGGAAATTATGAGACTAACGTCGAATGCACTTCTGAACGACGACAACCTACCTGTGAAAGTGGAGGCAGCAATTGCCTTACAAATATTCCTATCATCCGACGATAGAACTGCACCCTATATTGAGCCGAAAATTAAGGAAATTACTGAGGAACTATTAAAAACCATTCGTGAGACTGAAAATGAAGATTTAACGAACGTTATGCAGAAAATAGTTTGTACATTTGCTGACCAATTGCAACCCATTGCCGTGGATATTTGTCAACACTTGGCAACGACATTCAGCCAGGTACTGGAGAGTGAGGAAGGCTCTGACGAGAAGGCAATAACAGCAATGGGATTGCTCAACACCATAGAAACACTACTGACAGTTATGGAAGAGCAACCAGCTATTATGGATAGATTACGACCAATTGTAATAAATGTCGTAGGACACATATTCACACAAAACATAACTG ATTTCTATGAAGAAACCTTCTCGCTTGTGTTCGATCTAACTTCAAAAACGATTTCGCCGGAAATGTGGCAGATGTTAGAGTTGATCTATCAAGTATTCAAGAAGGATGGTCTGGATTATTTTGTTGACGTGATGCCAGCGCTTCATAATTATGTCACAGTAGATACCAACGCGTTCTTGGCCGACCCGAATCGATTATTAGCTATATTCGATATGTGTAAAACG GTAATGACTAGTGATGCCGGGGACGATCCAGAATGCCATGCAGCTAAACTCCTGGAGGTCATAATTCTGCAATGCAAAGGGCAAATAGATACAGTAATTCCATTATTTGTTGAATTAGTGCTGTCACGCCTCACGCGACAGGTTAAATCGTCGGAGCTTAGGACAATGTGTTTACAG GTTGTCATAGCCGCCCTTTATTATAATCCACAATTATTGCTgcaaattttacaaaatatgCAAACACAAATGGGACAGCCAAATGCCGAACCAATAAGTTCGCATTTCATCAAACAATGGCTTCACGACACAGACTGCTTTTTAGG TGTTCACGATCGAAAAATCTGTGTTTTGGGCCTATGCACGTTAATATCATTAGGAGATGCTAAGCCGAAAGTTTTAAGCGAAATAGCTGCTGAGATTATTccaaaattaattttacttttcgatGGCTTGAAGCGTGCTTATCATTCGCGTGCACaagaagaggaggaagaagagaccGATGAAGAGGATGATGACTGTGAAG AGGCGTTATCAAGTGACGAGGACGCCATCGACGATTTCGCGCCGGGCTATTTAGAACAAATTGGAGATTTTGCGAAAAAGAAGGCCGATGAAGCTGGTTTCGAAATGAAAGTTGAATACAAG GATGACGAAGAAGATTCTGACTCCGATGACGATGATCTATCAGACGCAGATCTAGTAGAAACTGCTTTGGAAAGCTATACAACACCGATCGATAATGAGGAGGATCTGGAGAACGCTGTTGATGAATACGTCAGCTTTAAGGAAGTAATGTCCG CTATATCCTCACAAGACCAAGCCTGGTATGCACTTCTCACTAGCAGCCTAACACAAGAACAGGCCAAGTCTCTTCAAGAGATTATGGTCACGGCGGATCAAAAGAAGGCTCAACGAGAATCAAAAATCATCGAAAAGCGCGGTGGCTTCGCTTTCACGCAACAAACAATTCCCACATCATTTAAGTTCGGCTCTTAA